From one Bordetella genomosp. 9 genomic stretch:
- a CDS encoding DSD1 family PLP-dependent enzyme translates to MSGAATPVPELAPPASIGDTLEQVDTPSLVVDLDAFEHNLRVMQDWADRSKVALRPHAKAHKCPEVALRQAALGARGVCVQKVSEALPFVAAGIRDIHVSNEVVGAAKLELLATLARQARISVCVDNAGNVADLSRAAARHDARIDVLVELDVGQGRCGVASATAALELARRIESLPGLRFAGLQAYHGTLQHRRGHAERAAACREAAARAKECARVLAEHDYACPIITGSGTGTAEFDAPGRVYTELQAGTYPFMDVDYGDNEWAGELRLRNSLFLLTTVMSTPTADRIVLDAGLKSTTIECGLPRLHEQPGLTYVAANDEHGVVRVAAGAVAPALGAKLLLVPSHCDPTFNLHDTLVATRGGVVEGLWPIAARGLSR, encoded by the coding sequence ATGAGCGGCGCGGCGACGCCCGTTCCGGAGCTGGCGCCGCCCGCGAGTATCGGCGATACGCTGGAGCAGGTGGACACCCCCAGCCTGGTGGTGGACCTGGATGCCTTCGAGCACAACCTGCGCGTCATGCAGGACTGGGCCGACCGTTCCAAGGTCGCGCTGCGCCCGCACGCCAAGGCGCACAAATGCCCGGAAGTCGCCTTGCGCCAGGCCGCGCTGGGCGCGCGCGGCGTGTGCGTGCAGAAAGTCAGCGAAGCCCTGCCGTTCGTGGCCGCCGGCATCCGCGATATCCACGTCAGCAATGAAGTCGTCGGCGCCGCCAAGCTCGAGCTCCTGGCGACGCTGGCCAGGCAGGCAAGGATCAGCGTGTGCGTCGACAACGCCGGCAATGTCGCCGACCTGTCGCGCGCGGCGGCGCGCCACGATGCGCGTATCGACGTGCTGGTGGAACTGGACGTCGGCCAGGGCCGCTGCGGCGTGGCGTCGGCCACCGCCGCGCTGGAGCTGGCGCGCCGCATCGAAAGCCTGCCGGGGCTGCGTTTCGCCGGGCTGCAGGCCTATCACGGCACGCTGCAGCATCGCCGCGGCCACGCCGAACGCGCGGCCGCCTGCCGCGAAGCCGCCGCCCGCGCCAAGGAATGCGCCCGCGTTCTGGCCGAACATGATTACGCCTGCCCGATCATCACGGGCTCCGGGACCGGCACCGCGGAATTCGACGCGCCGGGCCGTGTCTACACGGAATTGCAGGCGGGAACCTACCCCTTCATGGATGTGGACTACGGCGACAACGAATGGGCGGGCGAGCTGCGCCTGCGCAACAGCCTGTTCCTGCTCACGACCGTGATGAGCACGCCGACCGCCGATCGCATCGTGCTGGACGCGGGGCTGAAATCGACCACCATCGAGTGCGGGCTGCCGCGCCTGCATGAGCAGCCCGGGCTGACCTATGTGGCGGCCAACGACGAGCATGGCGTGGTGCGCGTGGCGGCCGGCGCCGTCGCGCCGGCGTTGGGCGCCAAGCTCCTGCTGGTGCCGTCGCATTGCGATCCCACCTTCAACCTGCACGACACCCTGGTGGCGACGCGCGGCGGCGTGGTGGAAGGCCTGTGGCCGATCGCGGCGCGCGGCCTCAGCCGTTGA